A window of Acidobacteriota bacterium contains these coding sequences:
- a CDS encoding cell division protein ZapA, with translation MDDPTPEAATVTVRILDQSYLVRSSLDRAELQRLADYVQGKMRTITTQTPHGDLVRVAVLAALNIADDYFRCREHRTDRDRVIRERTAEIEAVVDRAIRVSLPPSDDSANA, from the coding sequence GTGGACGATCCGACACCGGAAGCCGCGACCGTGACGGTCCGGATTCTGGACCAGTCCTATCTCGTCCGCAGCAGCCTCGATCGCGCCGAGCTGCAGCGCCTCGCGGACTATGTCCAGGGGAAGATGCGGACAATCACCACCCAGACGCCGCACGGGGACCTGGTGCGGGTCGCCGTGCTCGCCGCGCTGAATATCGCCGATGACTACTTCCGCTGCCGGGAACACCGGACCGACCGCGACCGCGTCATCCGCGAGCGGACGGCGGAGATCGAGGCGGTTGTCGATCGCGCGATAAGGGTCAGCTTGCCACCTTCCGACGACTCCGCGAACGCGTGA
- the thiL gene encoding thiamine-phosphate kinase → MERIRARVGPAPSGVEVGIGDDAAVIQPDRGTLTVATTDTLVEGIHFDLALGPPADAGHKALAANLSDLAAMGAAPRTVLLALSLPGTCPIADVDALLDGLLALAARHRTALVGGDVTASPGPIVIGITALGSAKRRRLLTRDAARPGDVVWVSGTIGTAAAGLDALRAGGAATSGFPACVERCRRPEPRVALGVALGRNRAAHACVDLSDGLADGVRQIANASNVGIRIDAEALPIHSEARAWFEAAGVDPVTAALAGGDDYELAFTAPPRLTGRLRHVRRQIGDVALTPIGVVTKEKDVRFSRAGREEPLPAGFVHFGAVPAAQ, encoded by the coding sequence ATCGAGCGGATCCGCGCACGCGTGGGACCGGCGCCGTCCGGCGTCGAAGTGGGTATTGGCGACGACGCCGCCGTTATTCAACCGGACCGAGGCACCCTCACCGTTGCCACAACGGACACCCTGGTCGAAGGAATCCACTTCGACCTCGCGCTCGGCCCGCCCGCCGATGCCGGTCACAAGGCGCTCGCCGCCAACCTGAGCGACCTTGCCGCGATGGGCGCCGCGCCGCGGACCGTCCTGCTCGCGCTGTCGCTCCCGGGCACTTGTCCGATCGCCGACGTCGACGCCCTCCTGGACGGGCTTCTGGCGCTCGCCGCCCGCCATCGGACCGCACTTGTCGGCGGCGACGTCACCGCGTCTCCCGGGCCCATCGTCATCGGCATCACCGCCTTGGGGAGCGCCAAGCGGCGACGCCTGCTGACGCGCGACGCGGCGCGACCCGGCGACGTGGTCTGGGTCAGCGGAACGATCGGAACCGCCGCCGCCGGACTCGACGCGCTGCGAGCCGGCGGAGCCGCCACGTCCGGATTCCCGGCCTGCGTTGAACGGTGCCGCCGGCCGGAGCCGCGCGTCGCGCTCGGGGTCGCATTGGGCCGCAACCGGGCCGCGCACGCCTGCGTCGACCTGAGCGACGGCCTTGCCGACGGCGTTCGGCAGATCGCCAACGCCAGCAACGTCGGCATCCGAATCGATGCCGAGGCGCTGCCCATCCACTCCGAAGCTCGCGCCTGGTTCGAGGCGGCGGGCGTCGATCCCGTGACGGCGGCCCTCGCCGGCGGCGACGACTACGAGCTTGCGTTCACGGCGCCGCCCCGCCTGACCGGCCGGTTGCGGCATGTCCGGCGGCAGATTGGCGACGTCGCGCTCACACCGATCGGCGTCGTGACGAAGGAGAAGGACGTACGGTTCAGCCGGGCCGGGCGCGAAGAACCGCTTCCCGCTGGCTTCGTGCACTTCGGGGCGGTACCGGCCGCCCAGTAG
- the rny gene encoding ribonuclease Y yields the protein MVEFGPILAGAVTAAVVGLSILIYWISTRRRVAAETVDRATADAQRLLADAEREAEAKLKEVLLGAKEQAHELRQEAEEQAQARRAEIAALERELAGKRQALADRDASLARATQEVEGREAAVEARDQALARREAAAEADEARRQELVTEAQRALQQVSGMTADEAKTLLLQQLEADARRDAAHLVKRLEHEARESAEAKAKQIITQAIQRSAPDHAIETTVSVVDLPSDDLKGRIIGREGRNIRALETATGVELIVDDTPGAIILSCFDPYRREIARRVIEQLVADGRIHPARVEEVVDKVREEMDAATLKDGEAAAFELGLHDLHPELSRMMGRLKFRTSYGQNVLAHSKEVAYVAGVMAREVGLDAHTTVRAAFLHDIGKAMDRELEGTHLELGIDFLRKHGETEEVIGAMAAHHMDIDWPSLESMIVQAADAVSAARPGARRDILESYVKRIEKLEDIAESFQGVGRAFALQAGREIRIMVQSEQVSDEDAVWLSRDIAKRIENELQYPGQIKVTVIRETRSVEYAK from the coding sequence GTGGTGGAATTCGGTCCGATCCTTGCGGGGGCCGTTACAGCTGCCGTTGTCGGCCTGTCCATACTCATCTACTGGATCTCCACGCGACGCCGAGTAGCCGCAGAGACCGTCGATCGGGCCACGGCGGACGCCCAGCGCCTACTGGCTGACGCCGAACGTGAGGCGGAGGCCAAGCTCAAGGAAGTACTCCTCGGCGCCAAGGAACAAGCACACGAGCTGCGCCAGGAAGCCGAGGAGCAGGCTCAGGCGCGCCGTGCGGAGATCGCCGCCCTGGAGCGCGAGCTGGCGGGAAAGCGCCAGGCGCTTGCCGACCGCGACGCGTCGCTCGCCCGCGCCACGCAGGAAGTCGAGGGGCGCGAAGCGGCGGTCGAAGCGCGCGATCAGGCCCTCGCCAGGCGTGAGGCGGCGGCCGAAGCGGACGAGGCGCGCCGCCAGGAACTGGTCACCGAAGCCCAGCGCGCGCTGCAGCAGGTCTCCGGCATGACGGCCGACGAAGCGAAGACGCTGTTGCTGCAACAGCTCGAGGCGGACGCACGGCGCGACGCCGCTCATCTGGTGAAACGGCTGGAGCACGAAGCGCGGGAGAGCGCCGAGGCCAAGGCGAAGCAGATCATCACGCAGGCGATTCAGCGGAGCGCGCCCGACCATGCCATCGAGACGACGGTGTCCGTGGTAGACCTGCCAAGCGACGATCTGAAGGGACGGATCATCGGACGTGAGGGGCGCAACATCCGGGCGCTCGAAACCGCTACCGGCGTCGAGCTGATCGTCGACGACACCCCCGGCGCGATCATCCTCTCCTGCTTCGATCCCTACCGCCGCGAGATCGCCCGGCGCGTCATCGAGCAACTGGTCGCCGATGGTCGCATCCATCCGGCCCGCGTGGAAGAGGTCGTCGACAAGGTACGTGAAGAGATGGACGCGGCGACACTGAAGGATGGCGAGGCGGCGGCCTTCGAGTTGGGCCTGCACGACCTCCATCCCGAGCTGAGCCGGATGATGGGACGGCTGAAGTTCCGAACGAGCTACGGCCAGAACGTCCTTGCCCACTCGAAGGAAGTGGCGTACGTCGCCGGGGTGATGGCCCGTGAGGTGGGGCTCGATGCACATACCACGGTCCGCGCGGCGTTCCTGCATGACATCGGCAAGGCGATGGACCGTGAGCTGGAAGGGACCCACCTGGAGCTTGGCATCGACTTCCTCCGGAAGCATGGAGAGACCGAGGAGGTCATCGGCGCCATGGCGGCGCACCACATGGACATTGACTGGCCGTCTCTCGAATCGATGATCGTCCAGGCGGCCGATGCGGTTTCCGCCGCCCGACCCGGCGCGCGCAGGGACATCCTGGAGTCGTACGTCAAGCGGATCGAGAAGCTGGAGGACATCGCGGAGTCGTTTCAGGGGGTCGGAAGGGCGTTTGCGCTACAGGCTGGGCGGGAAATCCGCATCATGGTGCAGAGCGAGCAGGTCTCCGACGAGGACGCCGTCTGGCTGTCGCGCGACATCGCCAAGCGGATCGAAAACGAGCTGCAGTACCCCGGACAAATCAAGGTAACGGTGATTCGCGAAACACGCTCCGTCGAGTACGCGAAGTAG
- a CDS encoding Uma2 family endonuclease encodes MNRHKVHVSNVPIGNYRLSRVEYDRAVEAGVFAADAKLELIDGDLRAMTPEGSRHALGIDLVADYLRRVFSPGCYVRIQHPLATDDYSEPEPDVAVVTGVMRDYRDAHPTSAVLVVEVAIESLQHDRSVKQSVYARCGIPEYWILAIPEARLEVYRDPDADGYRSVTKHAAGDSVAPAARPQARIVVNDLLP; translated from the coding sequence ATGAACCGTCATAAGGTCCACGTGTCCAACGTGCCTATCGGCAACTATCGGCTGAGCCGCGTCGAGTACGACCGCGCCGTCGAAGCCGGCGTATTCGCGGCCGACGCCAAACTGGAGTTGATCGACGGAGACCTGCGCGCCATGACACCGGAAGGAAGCCGCCATGCGCTCGGGATCGACCTGGTCGCCGACTACCTGCGGCGGGTGTTCAGCCCCGGGTGCTACGTGCGCATCCAGCACCCGCTGGCCACCGACGACTACTCGGAGCCCGAGCCGGACGTGGCCGTGGTCACCGGCGTGATGCGCGACTACCGGGACGCCCACCCAACGTCCGCGGTGCTGGTCGTCGAGGTAGCGATCGAGTCGCTGCAGCACGACCGGAGCGTCAAGCAGAGTGTGTACGCGCGCTGCGGGATTCCGGAGTACTGGATCCTCGCCATACCCGAGGCCCGGCTCGAGGTGTACCGCGATCCGGATGCAGACGGCTACCGAAGCGTCACCAAGCATGCGGCCGGCGATAGCGTGGCCCCGGCCGCGCGCCCGCAGGCACGGATCGTCGTTAACGATCTGCTTCCCTGA
- a CDS encoding ABC transporter ATP-binding protein encodes MSSAASAFLPYLLRYRRRFAVGAIFLVGATSLQLLSPWVVKLGIDHLDTQLAQDAAAGPDAFAGLVTYAAMLVGLAAAAGVCRFLMRRIIIGASRDVEFDLRNDFFRHLQRLPPAWFHAQRTGDLMSRATNDLSAVRMMAGPAIMYSATTSITFVVAVLLMVSISPALTLIALLPLPFVSVVVKWFGSAIYRRSEAVQEQLARMSAVVQEALAGVRVVRAYRREGVEVERFRGANREYLERSRRLVELQGAFHPSLGLFLGVSGLLVLWFGGRYVVEGRMTLGDFVAFSGYTMMLAWPMIAFGWVTNMLQRGMAAWRRMLDILEVEPAIRDAKRPASVDSIRGAVEFRDLTFAYNGQPVLSNVSARVEPGQVLALIGPTGSGKSTLVELLPRLFDPPGGSVFVDGVDVRDLPLDQLRGAIGYVPQEPLLFSETVAGNVAFGALADLEGDDDDGALPYTLAAGRQAGLPGGALADDVAGVVALAQLDTDVAGFPQGLATEVGERGITLSGGQKQRAALARALLTDPRILILDDALSAVDTHTEEAILSRLRGVMRERTTILVSHRISTVRDADLILVLEEGRVVERGTHDELVGAGGLYAGLHHKQLLEAALAES; translated from the coding sequence ATGTCGTCAGCCGCGTCCGCCTTCCTCCCGTATCTGCTCAGGTATCGCCGCCGGTTTGCCGTGGGCGCCATTTTCCTCGTGGGCGCCACGAGTCTGCAACTGTTGTCGCCCTGGGTGGTGAAGCTCGGCATAGACCATCTGGATACGCAACTGGCTCAGGATGCGGCCGCTGGCCCGGACGCCTTCGCCGGACTCGTCACCTACGCCGCCATGCTGGTCGGTCTCGCGGCGGCGGCCGGCGTCTGCCGCTTCCTGATGCGGCGGATCATAATCGGCGCGTCGCGCGACGTCGAATTCGACCTGCGCAACGACTTCTTCCGTCACCTGCAGCGGCTGCCGCCCGCCTGGTTCCACGCGCAGCGAACCGGCGACCTGATGTCCCGGGCGACAAACGATCTGTCGGCGGTCCGGATGATGGCCGGACCCGCCATCATGTACTCCGCCACCACCTCCATCACGTTCGTAGTCGCGGTCCTGCTGATGGTATCCATCTCGCCTGCCCTGACCCTGATCGCACTCCTGCCGCTGCCATTCGTGTCGGTCGTCGTCAAGTGGTTCGGCAGTGCCATCTACCGCCGATCGGAGGCGGTGCAGGAGCAGTTGGCTCGGATGAGCGCGGTCGTGCAGGAGGCACTCGCCGGCGTCCGCGTCGTTCGGGCCTACCGGCGGGAAGGCGTGGAAGTAGAACGTTTCCGCGGCGCGAACCGCGAGTACCTGGAGCGGAGCCGCCGGCTCGTGGAGCTGCAGGGCGCGTTCCATCCGTCGCTCGGCCTGTTCCTCGGAGTTTCCGGCCTCCTGGTGCTCTGGTTCGGCGGCCGCTACGTGGTCGAGGGGCGGATGACCCTGGGGGATTTCGTCGCCTTCAGCGGCTACACGATGATGCTTGCGTGGCCGATGATCGCATTCGGCTGGGTGACCAACATGCTCCAGCGGGGCATGGCGGCCTGGAGGCGGATGCTCGACATCCTGGAGGTCGAGCCCGCCATCCGCGACGCGAAGCGGCCGGCGTCGGTCGACTCGATCCGTGGCGCGGTCGAGTTCCGGGACCTGACGTTCGCCTACAACGGACAGCCCGTCCTTTCGAACGTCTCCGCGCGGGTCGAGCCGGGTCAGGTGCTCGCCCTCATCGGCCCGACGGGATCGGGCAAGTCGACGCTGGTCGAGCTGCTCCCGCGGCTGTTCGATCCGCCGGGCGGCAGCGTGTTCGTCGACGGCGTCGACGTCCGCGACCTGCCACTCGATCAGTTGCGCGGCGCGATCGGGTACGTGCCCCAGGAGCCGCTGCTGTTTTCGGAGACGGTGGCGGGAAACGTCGCGTTCGGGGCGCTCGCGGATCTGGAGGGCGACGATGACGATGGCGCTCTGCCATACACGCTTGCGGCTGGACGGCAAGCCGGGCTGCCGGGCGGGGCGCTCGCGGACGACGTGGCCGGCGTAGTGGCGCTGGCGCAGCTCGACACGGACGTCGCCGGTTTTCCGCAGGGGCTCGCGACCGAAGTGGGAGAGCGTGGGATTACCCTGTCGGGCGGACAGAAGCAACGGGCGGCGCTGGCCCGTGCGCTTCTGACCGACCCCCGCATCCTGATCCTCGATGACGCGCTTTCGGCCGTCGATACGCACACCGAGGAGGCGATCCTGTCGCGGCTGCGGGGGGTGATGCGCGAACGGACGACGATCCTGGTGTCGCACCGCATCTCGACCGTGCGCGACGCGGACCTGATCCTGGTGCTCGAAGAGGGCCGTGTCGTCGAACGCGGGACGCACGACGAACTCGTGGGAGCGGGCGGTCTCTATGCGGGACTGCACCACAAGCAGTTGCTCGAAGCCGCCTTGGCGGAGTCGTAG
- the zapB gene encoding cell division protein ZapB translates to MDQTVPATLETATDDARIDAGAVETVSLAAIERLADKVSALVELLDATRRELAESKQENEQLKRNLDDQGVHAQQDRHELQALRAERAQLQTRVAAMLDQLEAIEL, encoded by the coding sequence ATGGATCAGACCGTTCCCGCCACCCTTGAGACTGCGACCGACGACGCCAGAATCGACGCCGGCGCGGTTGAGACTGTCAGTCTCGCGGCCATCGAACGGCTCGCCGACAAGGTTTCAGCGCTCGTCGAACTCCTCGACGCGACTCGCCGCGAGCTTGCCGAGTCGAAACAGGAGAACGAGCAGTTGAAGCGCAACCTCGACGATCAGGGTGTTCACGCACAACAGGATCGCCACGAGTTGCAGGCCCTCCGCGCGGAACGCGCGCAGTTGCAGACACGGGTCGCGGCCATGCTCGATCAGCTCGAGGCCATCGAGCTCTAG
- a CDS encoding ABC transporter ATP-binding protein: MYEPEVLGKAYDARLMRRLLTYLGPHRRSVALALGTIAAGSVLQLAPPWLTKLVIDNHVATGNLDGLGQIVLVFLGVLLGSFVLGYIETLTLQMMGQRIMYDLRMEIYRHLQRLDVAFYDRNPVGRLMTRVTTDVDALNDLFASGVVAVVRDVVMLAGIMVLLLVLDWRLALVTFVVLPLIAAVTHWFRTHARASYREVRTWIARINAFLQENISGMATVQVFRRERCNFAQFSRINRAHRDANVDSIFYYATFYPAIELLGAVATGLILWYGGGRALQETITLGSLIAFISYSHLFFRPISDLSEKFNLMQSAMASSERIFGLLDTPVAMTSPASATGPQGPAARTTTVGGRGHIRFEGVWFAYRDDDYVLRDVTFDVPPGSRVGVVGATGAGKTTLINLLMRFYDVNRGRITIDGVDIRELPLPDLRRRFGLVLQDVHLFSGSVRENIRLGHEEIGDAEVRAAAASVHADGFIERLSGGLDSELAERGATLSTGQRQLLSFARALAFAPEVLLLDEATSSVDTGTERLIQDALGVLMAGRTTIAIAHRLSTVQDMDRILLFHRGELREAGTHQELLARRDLYHTLYQLQYQDQEPAGSRADAVLASAAGQSLGPSAL, from the coding sequence ATGTACGAACCGGAGGTGCTCGGCAAAGCGTACGACGCCCGTCTGATGCGGCGGCTGCTGACGTACCTCGGGCCGCACCGGCGCTCGGTGGCTCTCGCGCTCGGGACCATCGCGGCCGGATCGGTGCTCCAGCTGGCGCCGCCGTGGCTCACGAAGCTGGTCATCGACAACCATGTCGCCACCGGCAACCTGGATGGCCTGGGGCAGATCGTCCTGGTGTTCCTCGGCGTCCTGCTTGGCTCGTTCGTTCTCGGCTACATCGAGACGCTGACGCTTCAGATGATGGGGCAGCGGATCATGTACGACCTCCGGATGGAGATCTACCGGCACCTGCAGCGGCTGGACGTCGCGTTCTACGACCGGAACCCGGTCGGACGGCTGATGACGCGGGTGACGACCGACGTCGATGCCCTGAACGACCTGTTCGCCTCAGGCGTCGTGGCCGTGGTACGCGACGTCGTGATGCTGGCCGGCATCATGGTGCTGCTGCTGGTCCTCGACTGGCGCCTCGCGCTGGTCACCTTTGTCGTCCTGCCGCTGATCGCCGCCGTCACCCACTGGTTCCGGACCCATGCGCGCGCGTCGTACCGGGAGGTGCGGACGTGGATCGCGCGGATCAACGCGTTTCTGCAGGAGAACATTTCCGGCATGGCCACCGTCCAGGTGTTCCGGCGCGAGCGCTGCAACTTCGCGCAGTTCAGCCGGATCAACCGGGCCCACCGCGACGCCAACGTCGACTCGATCTTCTACTACGCCACGTTCTATCCCGCCATCGAGCTCCTCGGAGCGGTGGCAACCGGGCTGATCCTCTGGTACGGCGGCGGCCGCGCCCTGCAGGAGACGATAACGCTGGGGTCGCTCATCGCGTTCATCAGCTATTCACATCTGTTCTTCCGGCCCATCAGCGACCTGTCGGAGAAGTTCAATCTGATGCAGTCGGCAATGGCGTCGTCGGAGCGGATCTTCGGCCTGCTCGACACGCCGGTCGCCATGACGTCGCCGGCGTCGGCGACGGGGCCGCAGGGGCCGGCCGCACGAACGACCACCGTGGGTGGCCGGGGACACATCCGGTTCGAAGGAGTCTGGTTCGCGTACCGGGATGACGACTACGTGCTCCGCGACGTGACGTTCGACGTCCCGCCCGGCTCCCGGGTGGGCGTGGTCGGCGCAACCGGGGCGGGCAAGACGACCCTGATCAACCTGTTGATGCGTTTCTACGACGTCAACCGCGGCCGCATCACGATCGATGGCGTCGACATCCGGGAGCTTCCCTTGCCCGACCTGCGGCGTCGCTTCGGGCTGGTGCTGCAGGACGTCCATCTCTTCTCCGGCAGCGTCCGCGAGAACATCCGGCTCGGCCATGAGGAGATCGGTGACGCCGAGGTGCGTGCGGCGGCGGCGAGCGTCCATGCCGACGGGTTCATCGAGCGGTTGTCGGGGGGTCTTGACAGCGAATTGGCCGAGCGGGGGGCAACGCTCTCGACCGGCCAGCGGCAACTGCTGTCGTTTGCCAGGGCGCTCGCGTTTGCGCCCGAGGTTCTGTTGCTCGACGAAGCGACCTCGAGCGTCGACACCGGCACCGAACGGCTCATTCAGGACGCGCTCGGCGTCCTGATGGCGGGACGGACCACCATCGCCATCGCGCATAGGCTGTCAACCGTGCAGGACATGGACCGGATTCTGCTGTTCCACAGGGGAGAGCTGCGCGAGGCGGGGACCCACCAGGAACTGCTGGCGCGGCGCGACCTTTACCACACGTTGTATCAGTTGCAGTACCAGGATCAGGAACCGGCCGGGAGCCGGGCCGATGCGGTGCTGGCGTCGGCGGCGGGACAGTCTCTCGGGCCGTCGGCGCTATGA
- a CDS encoding Fic family protein has translation MATPQEKLAESLQTLNRLQARGVTAIRSRDLSRTHRERLLGSGFLREVIKGWYIASRPDETPGDSTAWYSSFWDFCASYLSARFGEEWCLSPQQSLALHAGNRTVPAQLLVRTPHGDNKPTPLPHNTSLLDVRHAMPPGGEVAVRDGLRLFSVPSALVAVSEQHFRRAATDVRVAMASVKDASDVLAVLLEGGRSTVAGRLAGAFRNAGNARIADDILQTMETAGYDVRESDPFLDRPGIVLPVRELSPYVNRLRLMWDAMRAPVLEGFPAPPGAVEPSSYLRAVDDVYINDAYHSLSIEGYRVSPELIERVRSGAWNPDGEPQDRDALAARGYYDAFSAVKASLERVLHRENPGTVGRDDHGGWYRRLFGPSVTAGIVGAADLAGYRSGQVYIRHSMHVPPPREAVRDCMPALFEMLEAEAEPAVRVVLGHFVFVYIHPYRDGNGRMGRFLMNVMLAAGGYPWTIIPVERRDDYMAALESASVNQNIRPFASFIGDLAASALPVARASTRRPSDDGGGG, from the coding sequence ATGGCGACACCGCAAGAGAAACTCGCTGAATCCTTGCAGACCCTGAATAGGTTGCAGGCGCGCGGCGTCACGGCGATCCGGTCGCGGGACTTGAGCCGCACCCACCGGGAGCGGCTGCTGGGCAGCGGCTTCCTGCGGGAAGTAATCAAGGGGTGGTACATCGCGTCGCGCCCGGACGAGACGCCCGGCGACAGCACGGCCTGGTATTCATCCTTCTGGGATTTCTGCGCAAGCTATCTCTCCGCGCGGTTCGGCGAGGAATGGTGTCTCTCGCCCCAGCAGTCGCTGGCGCTGCACGCCGGCAACCGGACGGTCCCGGCGCAGCTGCTCGTGCGCACGCCACACGGCGACAACAAGCCTACGCCGCTGCCCCACAACACATCGCTGCTCGATGTGCGCCACGCCATGCCACCGGGCGGCGAGGTGGCGGTGCGCGATGGCCTGCGACTGTTTTCCGTGCCGTCGGCGCTCGTCGCCGTGTCGGAACAGCATTTTCGGCGCGCGGCAACGGATGTGCGCGTGGCGATGGCGAGCGTGAAGGATGCGTCCGATGTGCTCGCCGTGCTGCTGGAGGGCGGCCGCAGCACGGTCGCCGGCCGGCTGGCCGGTGCGTTCCGCAACGCTGGCAATGCGCGGATCGCCGATGACATCCTGCAGACTATGGAGACGGCCGGATATGACGTCCGGGAAAGCGATCCGTTTTTGGACCGGCCCGGCATCGTGCTGCCGGTGCGCGAGCTCTCGCCTTACGTAAATCGACTGCGTCTGATGTGGGATGCGATGCGCGCGCCCGTGCTCGAAGGGTTTCCAGCGCCACCGGGTGCAGTCGAGCCTTCGTCCTATCTGCGGGCGGTGGACGATGTGTATATCAACGACGCCTACCACTCACTGTCGATCGAGGGATACCGGGTCAGCCCTGAGCTGATCGAGAGAGTGCGCAGCGGCGCATGGAATCCCGACGGCGAACCGCAGGACCGCGATGCGCTTGCGGCGCGCGGGTACTACGATGCCTTCAGCGCGGTGAAGGCGAGCCTGGAGAGGGTGCTGCACCGGGAGAATCCGGGCACTGTTGGGCGCGACGACCATGGCGGCTGGTATCGCCGCCTGTTCGGCCCCAGCGTGACGGCGGGCATTGTCGGCGCTGCTGATCTGGCCGGCTACCGCAGCGGTCAGGTCTATATCCGGCACTCCATGCATGTGCCGCCGCCGCGCGAGGCGGTCCGCGATTGCATGCCGGCCCTGTTCGAGATGCTCGAGGCCGAAGCCGAGCCCGCCGTGCGCGTTGTGCTCGGGCATTTCGTGTTCGTCTACATCCATCCCTACAGGGACGGGAACGGCCGCATGGGGCGTTTTCTGATGAACGTGATGCTGGCCGCAGGCGGCTATCCCTGGACAATCATCCCGGTCGAACGGCGCGACGATTACATGGCGGCACTTGAATCGGCGAGCGTGAACCAGAACATCCGGCCCTTCGCCTCATTCATCGGCGATCTGGCCGCTTCGGCCCTACCTGTCGCGCGCGCCTCTACGCGGAGACCGTCGGATGATGGCGGCGGCGGGTGA